A stretch of the Deltaproteobacteria bacterium genome encodes the following:
- a CDS encoding efflux RND transporter permease subunit, translating to MLSRFFLDRPVFAWVIAIVMMVGGALAIYRMPISQYPAMAPPSIYIMTMYPGASAETVENTVTQIIEQKMTGLDKMLYMSATSDSSGMCRIELTFAPGTDPDLAWSKV from the coding sequence TTTCTGGATCGTCCGGTCTTTGCCTGGGTCATCGCCATCGTCATGATGGTGGGAGGAGCGCTGGCGATTTACCGTATGCCCATCTCCCAGTATCCCGCCATGGCTCCCCCGTCGATTTATATTATGACCATGTATCCCGGGGCCTCGGCCGAGACCGTGGAAAACACCGTGACCCAGATCATCGAGCAGAAGATGACCGGGCTTGACAAGATGCTTTATATGTCGGCCACCAGTGACTCTTCAGGCATGTGCCGCATTGAATTAACTTTTGCCCCGGGGACTGATCCGGACCTCGCCTGGTCCAAAGT